From a single Intestinibaculum porci genomic region:
- the serS gene encoding serine--tRNA ligase: MIDIARLREDPDSVRENIKKKFQDHKLPLVDEALELDQKQRAAITKASELRAEKNKISKSIGALMREGKKDEAEAAKAKVKDINNQLPELEKEEKEYSEKLREVMMQIPNFIDSSVPIGKDDSENVEVERFGEPKVPDYEIPYHADIIERCGGMDKVSAGRTSGEGFYYLLGDIARLHEAMIAYARDFMIDQGFTYAIPPFMIRSSVVDGVMSFEEMDAMMYKIEGEDLFLIGTSEHSMIGRFQGQIIPSKDLPIRMTSYSPCFRKEGGSHGLEERGLYRVHQFEKEEMIVLCEPEKSMEEYEKMWRYTVQVFRNFDVPVRQLECCSGDLADLKVKSCDVEAWSPRQQKYFEVGSCSTLGDAQARRLGIRAKNDQGTYYLHTLNNTVVASPRGLIALIENNYNEDGSINVPKVLQPYMGGKEKILPKD; this comes from the coding sequence ATGATTGATATTGCAAGATTACGAGAAGATCCTGATTCTGTCAGAGAGAATATTAAAAAGAAATTCCAGGATCACAAGCTTCCATTAGTAGATGAAGCATTAGAATTAGATCAGAAACAGCGTGCCGCTATTACTAAAGCGAGTGAATTAAGAGCGGAAAAGAACAAGATCTCAAAAAGCATTGGCGCTTTAATGAGAGAAGGTAAAAAAGACGAAGCGGAAGCTGCCAAAGCTAAAGTTAAAGACATTAACAATCAGTTACCTGAATTAGAAAAAGAAGAAAAGGAATACAGCGAAAAGTTAAGAGAAGTCATGATGCAGATTCCTAACTTTATCGATTCCTCTGTCCCAATTGGGAAAGATGATAGCGAAAACGTTGAAGTCGAAAGATTTGGTGAACCAAAGGTGCCAGATTATGAAATTCCTTATCATGCCGATATTATTGAAAGATGCGGCGGCATGGATAAAGTTTCTGCTGGTCGTACTTCAGGGGAAGGCTTCTATTACTTATTAGGTGATATTGCGCGTTTACATGAAGCCATGATCGCTTATGCCAGAGATTTTATGATTGATCAGGGATTCACTTATGCGATTCCACCATTCATGATCAGAAGTTCAGTCGTTGATGGCGTTATGTCTTTCGAAGAAATGGATGCCATGATGTATAAAATCGAAGGAGAAGACTTATTCTTAATCGGTACATCAGAACATTCAATGATCGGTCGTTTCCAGGGCCAGATCATTCCATCAAAAGACTTACCAATCAGAATGACATCATATTCTCCATGTTTCCGTAAAGAAGGCGGCAGCCATGGTTTGGAAGAACGTGGTTTATATCGTGTACACCAGTTTGAAAAAGAAGAAATGATCGTTTTATGCGAACCAGAAAAATCAATGGAAGAATATGAAAAGATGTGGCGTTACACAGTTCAGGTCTTCAGAAATTTTGATGTGCCAGTAAGACAGCTGGAATGCTGCTCAGGGGACTTAGCAGACTTAAAAGTGAAATCATGCGATGTAGAAGCATGGTCACCACGTCAGCAGAAATATTTCGAAGTAGGTTCATGTTCAACCTTAGGTGATGCGCAGGCTAGAAGACTTGGCATCCGTGCTAAGAATGATCAGGGTACTTATTATCTTCATACATTAAACAACACCGTTGTTGCTTCACCACGAGGCCTCATCGCGCTCATTGAAAATAACTACAATGAAGATGGTTCGATCAATGTACCAAAAGTCTTACAGCCTTACATGGGCGGTAAAGAAAAAATCTTACCTAAAGATTAA
- a CDS encoding nucleoside deaminase codes for MDDAYYMTLAMEEAKKAALEDEVPIGCVIVKDDQIIAQTHNLKEHLKKTTAHAEILAIEQANAALGSWHLDDCTLYVTLEPCMMCTGAIVQSRIKRVVIGAPDSRWPGMTHLLEAFTYNHTIQIDFSTLGTKCAMLLSAYFKKKRKH; via the coding sequence ATGGATGATGCTTATTATATGACATTAGCGATGGAAGAAGCGAAAAAGGCCGCATTAGAAGATGAAGTCCCAATTGGCTGTGTGATCGTCAAAGATGATCAGATCATCGCACAAACCCATAACTTAAAAGAACATTTGAAGAAGACGACAGCACACGCAGAGATTCTTGCGATCGAGCAGGCGAACGCTGCCTTAGGTTCCTGGCATTTAGATGACTGCACACTTTATGTCACGTTAGAGCCTTGTATGATGTGTACGGGAGCGATTGTGCAGTCGCGCATCAAAAGAGTTGTCATTGGCGCGCCTGATTCCCGCTGGCCGGGGATGACGCACTTATTAGAAGCTTTTACATATAACCACACCATTCAAATTGATTTTTCGACCTTAGGCACCAAGTGTGCTATGCTGTTATCAGCATATTTTAAGAAGAAGCGAAAGCATTAG
- a CDS encoding MATE family efflux transporter, giving the protein MKKYDMTQGPLFSKIFLFALPIAITGILQQLFNSVDVAVIGQFVGKEAMAGVGTDAPIVGIIISLLSGLSLGTTVTVAQAIGRRSRKDINRAVHTSILLALLAGLIMTVIFEAIVPSLLTMMNVPGSVYAYALKYLRIYSGGLVIFALYDFTAAILRAAGHTKEPMYALIISGIINVILNLLFVIVFHLDAVGVALATVIANGVSVMLLMRKLITIDEDIRVHRSDLKIHPTQLSAILHVGAPAGMQGMLFDISNMIVQWGINSLGTIAMAGSSAAFNIEIFIFYVVIAFAQACTTFVGQNYGAAHLDRCQKTLAISLFQGMSITGIFCIGLLVFSQPLLHLFTQDDAVVKIGQIQLFYMAVMYVFSALQEIASGYLRGYGVSIIPTLISVMGICGLRVVWIMTIFKSMPTFQNLMMLYPISQGVTGIIILLAGFLFTRHLLHKQAYD; this is encoded by the coding sequence ATGAAGAAATATGATATGACGCAAGGTCCATTATTTTCAAAGATTTTTCTGTTTGCCTTACCGATCGCGATCACGGGCATTCTCCAGCAGCTCTTTAATTCGGTCGATGTTGCAGTGATTGGTCAGTTTGTTGGTAAAGAAGCGATGGCGGGCGTCGGCACCGATGCCCCGATTGTCGGTATTATCATTTCTTTGCTTTCGGGTCTATCACTGGGGACAACCGTTACTGTCGCCCAAGCGATAGGGAGGCGATCACGTAAGGATATCAATCGCGCTGTGCATACATCGATCTTATTAGCATTGCTTGCCGGTTTGATCATGACCGTGATCTTTGAGGCGATTGTCCCTAGTCTGCTGACGATGATGAATGTGCCAGGCAGCGTCTATGCTTATGCGTTAAAGTATTTAAGAATCTACAGCGGCGGTCTGGTGATCTTCGCTCTCTATGATTTTACTGCCGCAATCTTACGTGCTGCCGGTCATACTAAGGAGCCGATGTATGCTTTGATCATTTCTGGTATCATTAATGTCATCCTGAATTTACTTTTTGTCATTGTCTTCCATTTAGATGCCGTAGGGGTGGCCTTGGCGACAGTGATCGCCAATGGCGTCAGCGTGATGCTCCTGATGAGAAAACTGATCACGATCGATGAAGACATTCGCGTTCACCGCTCGGATTTAAAAATTCATCCAACGCAGTTATCAGCGATTTTGCATGTCGGCGCACCCGCTGGCATGCAGGGGATGCTCTTTGATATTTCCAACATGATCGTACAGTGGGGGATTAACTCTCTTGGGACAATCGCAATGGCTGGCTCATCCGCTGCGTTCAATATTGAGATCTTTATCTTTTATGTGGTGATCGCTTTTGCTCAGGCATGTACGACCTTTGTGGGACAAAATTATGGTGCTGCTCATTTGGATCGCTGTCAAAAGACACTAGCAATTTCTCTTTTCCAGGGCATGAGCATTACCGGCATCTTTTGTATCGGCTTGCTTGTGTTTAGTCAGCCGCTGCTGCATCTTTTTACACAGGATGATGCTGTTGTGAAAATTGGTCAGATCCAGCTTTTCTATATGGCTGTGATGTATGTTTTCTCAGCTTTACAGGAAATTGCCTCCGGTTATTTACGTGGCTATGGTGTCTCGATTATTCCAACCCTGATTTCAGTGATGGGCATCTGCGGTCTGCGTGTTGTCTGGATCATGACCATCTTTAAAAGCATGCCAACATTCCAAAACCTGATGATGCTTTATCCAATCTCACAAGGGGTGACAGGCATTATTATTTTGCTTGCCGGTTTCCTCTTTACCAGACACTTATTACATAAACAGGCGTATGATTAA
- the dnaX gene encoding DNA polymerase III subunit gamma/tau, with the protein MAYKSLYRAYRPQTFEDVSGQQAIIKTLRHAVEENRIAHAYLFCGPRGTGKTTIAKLFAKAVNCTGDPKPCGQCENCKAIENGMHQDVIEIDAASNNGVEQVRDLIEKVKYAPVMGKYKVYIIDEVHMMSTGAFNALLKTLEEPPEHVIFILATTEPHKILPTIISRCQRFDFSRLTDEEMIDRMKTVMQEEGKTYEEGALALIAKLANGGMRDALSILEQCLAYNDNHLSEEDVNSIYGIVSLQDKISLIKVILAKDMNKALELIESMDAAGIDVKRLTYDLIDILKDVVIYKNTQNLSILSVLSSGYVDTIVPYITSDDALRFIDILVEATEKFARSVNPGIYFELAILKLCNQDHNAPQEVVETKTIPAVKPVQKAAMAQPPKVTPVQPQPSKPVTPETPITEAPDGELMNEEPVQEEAPMTKVQPDAKPQFTHKAKVPVENHDDDIQVDPADIMNILVQADRHILNNAKEKWPIIKRYMANMNMAKAASLLSHGHPVAGCPGGLVIGFKFMPDVNAVNYYKNYKQLASLLKEVFGEEYCFVAIQDDEWLKMRQHFIELKRANKLPQPGALHLKHIEEHHEEPKLRDAQKYALDMFGPDLVEFVEDDK; encoded by the coding sequence ATGGCATATAAATCATTATATCGTGCCTACCGACCACAGACATTTGAAGATGTCTCAGGTCAGCAGGCTATTATTAAAACATTAAGACATGCGGTGGAAGAAAACAGAATCGCCCATGCCTATCTTTTCTGCGGTCCTCGTGGGACCGGGAAAACAACTATCGCAAAACTGTTTGCGAAAGCTGTCAATTGCACTGGAGATCCGAAACCATGCGGACAATGCGAAAACTGTAAAGCTATTGAAAATGGGATGCATCAGGATGTTATTGAAATCGATGCGGCTTCTAATAATGGGGTAGAGCAGGTTCGTGATCTGATTGAAAAGGTGAAGTATGCACCGGTCATGGGTAAGTATAAAGTCTATATTATCGATGAAGTGCATATGATGTCGACCGGAGCATTTAATGCCTTACTGAAGACGCTGGAAGAACCGCCAGAACACGTCATCTTTATTCTGGCCACAACGGAACCACATAAGATTCTGCCAACAATCATTTCCCGCTGTCAGCGTTTTGACTTCAGTCGTTTAACGGATGAAGAGATGATTGATCGCATGAAGACGGTAATGCAGGAAGAAGGAAAGACATACGAAGAAGGGGCGTTAGCCTTGATCGCTAAACTGGCTAATGGCGGGATGCGTGATGCCTTATCAATTCTTGAACAGTGCTTAGCTTATAATGATAATCACTTAAGCGAAGAAGATGTCAACTCGATTTATGGGATCGTCTCACTGCAGGATAAGATCTCACTCATTAAAGTGATTCTTGCAAAAGACATGAACAAAGCCTTGGAACTGATCGAATCTATGGATGCAGCCGGCATTGATGTGAAGCGTCTGACATATGATCTGATTGATATCTTAAAAGATGTCGTCATCTATAAGAATACCCAGAACTTATCTATTTTGTCCGTTCTATCTTCTGGCTACGTGGATACGATTGTTCCTTATATTACCAGCGACGATGCGCTGCGCTTTATTGATATCTTAGTGGAAGCAACGGAAAAGTTTGCCCGTTCCGTAAACCCCGGCATCTATTTTGAACTCGCTATTTTGAAACTGTGTAATCAGGATCACAATGCGCCACAGGAAGTTGTTGAAACCAAAACAATCCCAGCGGTAAAACCAGTTCAAAAAGCTGCAATGGCGCAGCCACCAAAGGTGACGCCGGTGCAGCCTCAGCCAAGCAAACCAGTGACACCAGAGACACCAATTACGGAAGCACCTGATGGGGAACTGATGAATGAAGAACCTGTTCAGGAAGAAGCACCAATGACCAAAGTGCAGCCGGATGCCAAACCGCAGTTTACACATAAGGCTAAAGTGCCGGTGGAAAATCATGATGATGATATTCAAGTCGATCCGGCTGATATCATGAATATCTTAGTGCAGGCTGATCGTCATATTCTTAATAATGCGAAAGAGAAGTGGCCGATCATTAAACGTTACATGGCTAATATGAATATGGCCAAAGCGGCCAGCCTGTTAAGTCATGGTCATCCCGTTGCCGGTTGTCCGGGAGGGCTTGTTATTGGTTTCAAATTTATGCCTGATGTCAATGCAGTCAATTATTATAAAAACTATAAACAGCTCGCTTCACTGCTAAAGGAAGTCTTTGGCGAAGAGTATTGCTTTGTGGCGATTCAGGATGATGAATGGCTGAAGATGCGTCAGCACTTCATTGAACTGAAGCGGGCTAATAAACTGCCACAGCCGGGAGCACTCCATTTAAAACATATTGAAGAACATCATGAAGAACCAAAACTGCGTGATGCCCAGAAATATGCTTTAGATATGTTTGGCCCGGATCTTGTGGAATTTGTGGAGGATGATAAATAA
- the recR gene encoding recombination mediator RecR: protein MTYPKSFEELMECFKMLPGIGNKGAERMAYHMLDMDALSVQRFANAMIDFKKNIHHCKICGHICEGDTCEICQDPERDHSMICVVESPKDVFAMEKLKEYHGLYHVLGGTISIMDGITADDLNIDSLFKRINEQTKEVIIATNPTREGETTALYLAKLLDQMGVNVSRIANGLPVGSSLDYADDLTLLRSFEGRQKI from the coding sequence ATGACCTATCCAAAATCATTTGAAGAACTGATGGAATGCTTTAAGATGTTGCCGGGAATCGGCAATAAGGGTGCCGAGCGAATGGCCTATCATATGTTAGATATGGACGCTTTATCGGTGCAGCGTTTCGCCAATGCGATGATTGATTTCAAAAAGAATATTCATCACTGCAAGATCTGTGGTCATATTTGCGAAGGGGATACCTGTGAAATCTGTCAGGATCCGGAACGTGATCATTCAATGATCTGTGTGGTCGAATCGCCGAAGGATGTCTTTGCGATGGAAAAGCTGAAAGAGTATCATGGTCTCTATCATGTCTTGGGCGGAACTATTTCGATCATGGATGGCATCACCGCTGATGATTTGAATATTGATTCGCTCTTTAAACGCATCAATGAACAAACGAAAGAAGTCATCATAGCGACCAACCCAACGAGAGAAGGGGAGACAACGGCTCTTTACTTAGCCAAGCTTTTAGATCAGATGGGCGTCAATGTGTCGCGTATTGCTAACGGTCTGCCAGTAGGCAGCTCCTTAGACTATGCCGATGACCTAACTCTCTTAAGATCATTTGAAGGCCGTCAAAAAATCTGA
- the tmk gene encoding dTMP kinase, which translates to MAGLFITLEGGDGSGKTTAAIRLTKQLEKEGYTVTYTREPGGVKIAEEIRSVIVDVNNKEMDAKTEALLYAAARRQHLVEKVLPTLKQGGIVLCDRFIDSSLVYQGIGRGLGIDEVYQMNLFATENVLPNLTIFFDVKPEVAIKRVMSNEREVNRLDLESLAFHQSVYEGYLQICTLFPQRIRKIDASLSPDEVYDQVYALVKERL; encoded by the coding sequence ATGGCAGGTTTATTTATTACCTTAGAAGGCGGCGACGGCAGCGGTAAAACAACAGCTGCAATCCGCCTCACGAAACAATTAGAAAAAGAAGGGTACACAGTGACATACACCCGTGAACCGGGCGGTGTGAAAATTGCGGAAGAGATTCGCAGCGTTATTGTCGATGTCAATAATAAGGAGATGGATGCGAAAACGGAAGCTTTGCTTTATGCGGCGGCCCGTCGGCAGCATCTCGTTGAAAAAGTGCTGCCAACGTTAAAGCAGGGAGGCATCGTTCTCTGTGACCGCTTTATTGATAGCTCACTTGTTTATCAGGGGATCGGTAGAGGTTTAGGCATTGATGAAGTGTATCAGATGAATCTCTTTGCGACGGAAAACGTGCTGCCTAATCTGACAATCTTTTTTGATGTGAAACCAGAGGTGGCAATCAAACGTGTGATGAGTAACGAACGTGAAGTCAATCGCTTAGATTTAGAGTCCCTCGCTTTTCATCAAAGTGTTTATGAAGGCTATCTGCAAATTTGCACGTTGTTTCCGCAGCGTATTCGTAAGATTGATGCATCACTCTCGCCTGATGAAGTGTATGATCAGGTGTATGCATTAGTGAAGGAACGCTTATGA
- the ricT gene encoding PSP1 domain-containing protein, protein MERLAAVRFNNVGKYYYFSTTLDLHKGDLVVVETIRGLEMGELVFDLKEMEEFELETELKPIKRLANRADREVYGINQIKAEKSFKICKEIIAESGLDMRLINCEYTLDASKVIFMYTADERVDFRELLKKLASVFKCRIELRQVGPRDKAKIIGGLGVCGLPLCCSSFLGEFDGVSINMAKNQLLAINIDKISGACGRLLCCLKYEDAAYSELKKKFPKIGTRTTLNGHNVKVIGLNVISDLVKIDEDGNISFITLEEYNHPELLLDGETKKEVRTEDKPKEERPPRRKRPEKAKAEGEKNERPKRRPANKKAHASNRNNHARNTSNTNTNNHKPRNNRRKGNRHEERSH, encoded by the coding sequence ATGGAAAGATTAGCAGCCGTAAGATTTAATAATGTTGGCAAGTATTATTATTTCTCGACCACCCTTGATCTGCATAAAGGCGACCTTGTTGTTGTCGAAACGATCAGAGGACTGGAAATGGGCGAGCTGGTTTTTGATCTTAAAGAGATGGAAGAGTTCGAGCTAGAAACTGAACTCAAACCAATTAAAAGATTAGCCAATCGTGCCGATCGAGAAGTCTATGGCATCAATCAGATCAAAGCGGAAAAATCTTTTAAGATCTGTAAAGAGATCATTGCCGAATCAGGATTGGATATGCGCCTGATCAATTGTGAATATACCTTAGATGCTTCTAAAGTCATTTTCATGTATACCGCAGATGAACGTGTCGACTTTAGAGAGTTATTAAAGAAATTAGCGAGTGTCTTTAAATGTCGTATTGAATTGCGACAGGTGGGACCGCGAGATAAAGCAAAGATTATCGGTGGGTTAGGCGTATGTGGTCTGCCGCTTTGCTGCTCAAGTTTCTTAGGAGAGTTTGATGGGGTTTCCATCAACATGGCCAAGAATCAGCTGCTTGCGATCAATATTGATAAGATCTCAGGAGCGTGCGGACGACTGCTCTGCTGTTTGAAGTATGAAGATGCCGCTTATAGTGAACTGAAAAAGAAGTTCCCTAAGATTGGTACAAGAACGACCCTTAACGGTCATAATGTCAAAGTCATTGGTCTCAATGTCATCAGTGATCTGGTGAAGATTGATGAGGATGGTAATATCTCTTTCATTACTTTAGAGGAATACAATCATCCAGAATTACTGTTAGACGGTGAAACGAAGAAGGAAGTGCGCACGGAAGACAAGCCAAAAGAAGAAAGACCACCGCGTCGCAAACGCCCGGAAAAGGCTAAAGCAGAAGGCGAAAAGAATGAACGACCAAAACGTCGTCCAGCGAATAAGAAGGCCCACGCCAGCAACCGCAATAACCATGCGCGTAATACCAGCAATACGAATACCAATAACCATAAGCCAAGAAATAACCGACGCAAAGGAAATCGCCATGAAGAACGAAGTCACTAA